The following DNA comes from Solanum stenotomum isolate F172 chromosome 11, ASM1918654v1, whole genome shotgun sequence.
ATGAACAAGACTTAGAAATTGAGATTGCTAGTGCTTCATTGCAGCCTTTCACTGAGCAGCAATGGTTGTTGAatcaacaaacaaaaattaatatggtAAATGTGTTGATTAGTGCTTTCTAATTTCATTTGATTGAAAAAATGAATAGAAGTTTGGTTCAGGCAAGGAAGCGCGCTGTTACTATCCACATCTCAAATAAACAAGGAGTTAGACTTGAAAATGCATCACTAACAGTAGAACAAGTTTCCAAAGATTTCCTCCTTGGATCTGCTATTGCATATACCTTTATTGGTAATACCCCCTATCAGGTTTGTCCATCATACTGCAGTAGCGACATATATAGTCACAcagtttagtttttttatttattttctttccagAAAGTGAGGTTTGTTCCTTTTTCAGGACTGGTTTCTCGAGCGATTCAATGCTGCAGTTTTTGAAGATGAAATCAAGTGGTATACGACAGAGCCCAAACAGGGGCAGCTTAACTATACTTTAGCAGATGAGTTGCTAGAATTTGTTAGGAGAAACCAGATCACAGTTAGAGGTCACAATATTTTCTGGGAGGACCCTAAATATACACCAGTCTGGGTTCAAAATCTTACAGATTCTGAGCTGAAATCAGCTGTAAACTCCAGGATTCAGAGTCTTATGTCCAAATACAAAGATGAATTTGTTCACTGGGATGTTAACAATGAACTACTTCACTTTAATTTCTACGAGCAAAGGCTGGGACCAAATGCCACACTTGAATTTTACAGGACAGTACACCAACAAGACCCTTTGGCAACCTTGTTCCTCAATGAATTCAATGTGGTGGAAACTTGTGATTCTACATCCACTGTTGATAAATATATCGCAAAGATTAGGGAGCTCAAAGAAGATGGCATGTCAATGAATGGAATTGGCCTTGAGGGTCATTTTGGAGCTCCTAACCCCCCTCGAATAAGAGCTACTCTTGACAAATTAGCAACGTTGGGGCTTCCCATTTGGCTCACAGAAGTCGATATCAGTGATTCATTTAGCAAGGAAACACAGGGCATTTACTTGGAACAAGTATTAAGGGAGGGCTTCTCACATGCAGCAGTGGATGGGATAATGCTGTGGAGTGCCATTAGGAGAAACAAATGTTACAGAATGTGCCTTACAGATCCAGACTTAAATAACCTACCAACTGGTAATGTAGTGGACAAGCTTCTCAAGGAATGGGACACTGGAGTTCTCAAGGGCCAAACAGATGACCATGGCTCTTACAGCTTCTATGGTTTCCTTGGTGAATACAAACTTACTGCTAGTTATGGGGGTAAAGTTGTCGATGCAGCATTCTCCCTTAGCCCCAGTCATGAGACTAAGCATTTTAGTGTTCAACTATGACTCATTGACTCGTTCAGATGtatgcattttctttttctcgTCTCAAATTCAGAGAAGAAAGAACACAAAAAATGTATCAGACAGCAAGCCTAACTAAGAAAATCTTGTTATCATCAAGTAATTACTATAATGCATCAGCTTTGCCCTTTTAGCTggacaacaataaaaatatattttcgcTCAAAGTCTCTTGATTTCGATTTGGCATAATTAAGTTTGAGATGGGGAACATTAGTTGAACTGATAAATACTATATATTAAGAAGTAAGTATATATCCCTAGATATACCAAGTTTTGGTGATGAAGGGATATATTTACaattacaattaaataaacCGTTAACGTTTGGAACTATCAAAGTATGCTAAAGGTCCAACAATAGCAGCATTAATGTACGTAGCAGGCTCTGAATGACTATAATCAGTACGTTCATCTGGGAAGAAATCATTTTGATTTGGACCTCCGATAATGGCTCCAACTAATATGTTAGGGTTAGGATTTGCTGTATAGTAGAATGGTTGAAATCCAGCTTCACAACCAAATGATTGTGGATGCATTGCCAAAGAAGGTAAAGATGATCCTCTATGGTGAATTCTTCGCGGGTAGTTTCTCCCATACCCAACCATGTAAGACATTTTCATTGGATTATTTCCCAATATATAGTCCACCTAAAATCAAACAgtaacaaaattaaagaatgacctcatttaattaatttataaaaaggaTTTGATTTTTACCTGTCTTTTTGCAACGCTTCTAACTGTCTTTTCTGTAACGAGGAGACTTCCACAGTTGAAAGTATGCTTTTTAGTTGCCATGTATTTAGCATAAGTGGTGAGCAGAGAAGTAATGGATGTCACATATTGAAGGTTTTCTTCAGGTAGCTTGTAAAGTAAGCCCCCTGTACGTACGTAATAATATATTAGTCGCAATTAATTAAAACCAACAACAAGTAGTCCAGCTCCAGCCTCACCTTTTGTATATTGGGTACTTGTATAAGGTGAGTTGGGTAGTACTTTACATACAAAATCTTCCGCATGTTGTTTGAATGAATCAAATCTATTGTCATTTCCAACCACGCTTCTCTGCATTATATCTTATTATTAGAGACAATTTAATACTAGTAGTCTAataaaatttagggaaaaacgacaaatatacccctgaattatcgtaaatgatatgcagatactcttcgttatacttttggaCATTACTGCCCCTGCCGTctaaaactagagcatatataccctttatatgaacggacatacacgtgtcataatcttattcatagatccgacatttattaaatatcggatcgacggataagattgcgccacgtgtccctatttagtcttccgttagagtgaaggacATATACGCTCTACTTTTTTGACGGCAGGGGCactaatatttcaaaaatatgataGAGGAtatctacataccatttacgatagttcaggtatatttgtcctttctCCCAAAAAAGAATAATGTCATTACCCTTGACATAAGAACATGAGCACCAGCATACTTGTTGTCCCAGCTGAATAAATCTGGTACATCATTGGCTCCCAATGTATTTATCAAGTTTAAGTAAGAAATGTCATTTGTTGCTCTCAATAGCCATGCTGCTCCCCAATATAGCTCATCCTTATAACCAGAGTATGAGCAATAAAATGGGCAAGCTGCAGAGCCTAGTGAATCACTATAAGACCCTCTGTATTGAACTGCAAACCTAAACACTTTAACTGCATTCCCCAATAACTTTTTCGAGTAAACTGGATCAACAGACCGGAAAACTAATGAGGCAGCAGCTAAAGCAGCAGCCATTTCTCCAGCAACATCAGAACCAGGATTGCTGGGAGACACATAATAGACGCTACGGACAGTGTCCATATCTTCAGGCCTTTCCCAGCACTTATGATCAGCATTTGGATCACCAACACCAACGAATAACTTGTTTGGAGCAGCATTTGCACATTTTAGAAAGTAATCAGTGGCCCAACGGATGGCAGCCCGTGCATTCTGTAATTGGGAGCCCATTCTCTTCCCATACTCAAGTGTGTTCCAAGAGAGCATTGTGGTAGTATATGCCATTGGGAAATTGAACTTGACATTATCACCAGCATCATAATACCCTCCACTTAAGTCCACCTGCACAAAATCATATATTCACATCTATCACATATTATCTTTGGGaactaataatgaaaaaaaaaagaaaaaaaaagagtaaaaaagttACTTTAGCTAGTGAACCATCTTGAAGTCCAGAATTACCCCTCCAAGAGAGTCGTTGGTTGGGGGGGAGTTTGCCAGATCTTTGTccttcaaagaacaaaatggACTTTTCAAGAGCATCTCTATAGTCTAATTGGGCAGTACccaaagagaagaagagaatgaGGCAAGCACAAACTTTCATTCTATACATTTGGGCTTGGCTTGTTTAGAGTTAGTAAAGGAATATATAGGCCGAATCCCTCAATCACAACAACGCAAATTATGGCTTTTTACCAATCAACtgtctttttctttattcaaaaattgcttcagtatacatatatatagaaagaCGCGAAAAGGTAATCCATGTCACAAGGAAGCGCCTCCTAATCTCTTATAACTAAACTAGTTTAGGTTGACCAGCAATtcacaaaaactaaaaaaaaaaaataaatcaaagtaTGTCTCAACTTTCTCTTTCACTACACTAATCTCAATATAAACACAATACAATACTCTATTCATCTttttcactctatattttcttgtacaTTTCTTGTTCTCAAAACCAAAATAAGAccatcactatttatagatgATGAATTCTTCTTTGCAATGGATTGGAAGATAATTGATTGTAAATTGGCTAAATGGATAGCCCAAATGTTACATAAGTTACAAGAATAAAGAGGTAGAATAATGAG
Coding sequences within:
- the LOC125844585 gene encoding endo-1,4-beta-xylanase 5-like, which translates into the protein MKRMRGQAMFSLSFLYWMLSVSPYDGPLYDSSAFSECKQYPENPLYGGGILKDKMPEFQLFTREDGITVNLPIFKLQDITPGTIYSFSTWIKIKNADSVVITASVGDKDSDELCVGTVDAKAGCWSFLKGGFVASSLNISSIYLKNSDEQDLEIEIASASLQPFTEQQWLLNQQTKINMARKRAVTIHISNKQGVRLENASLTVEQVSKDFLLGSAIAYTFIGNTPYQDWFLERFNAAVFEDEIKWYTTEPKQGQLNYTLADELLEFVRRNQITVRGHNIFWEDPKYTPVWVQNLTDSELKSAVNSRIQSLMSKYKDEFVHWDVNNELLHFNFYEQRLGPNATLEFYRTVHQQDPLATLFLNEFNVVETCDSTSTVDKYIAKIRELKEDGMSMNGIGLEGHFGAPNPPRIRATLDKLATLGLPIWLTEVDISDSFSKETQGIYLEQVLREGFSHAAVDGIMLWSAIRRNKCYRMCLTDPDLNNLPTGNVVDKLLKEWDTGVLKGQTDDHGSYSFYGFLGEYKLTASYGGKVVDAAFSLSPSHETKHFSVQL
- the LOC125844586 gene encoding endoglucanase 3-like — encoded protein: MYRMKVCACLILFFSLGTAQLDYRDALEKSILFFEGQRSGKLPPNQRLSWRGNSGLQDGSLAKVDLSGGYYDAGDNVKFNFPMAYTTTMLSWNTLEYGKRMGSQLQNARAAIRWATDYFLKCANAAPNKLFVGVGDPNADHKCWERPEDMDTVRSVYYVSPSNPGSDVAGEMAAALAAASLVFRSVDPVYSKKLLGNAVKVFRFAVQYRGSYSDSLGSAACPFYCSYSGYKDELYWGAAWLLRATNDISYLNLINTLGANDVPDLFSWDNKYAGAHVLMSRRSVVGNDNRFDSFKQHAEDFVCKVLPNSPYTSTQYTKGGLLYKLPEENLQYVTSITSLLTTYAKYMATKKHTFNCGSLLVTEKTVRSVAKRQVDYILGNNPMKMSYMVGYGRNYPRRIHHRGSSLPSLAMHPQSFGCEAGFQPFYYTANPNPNILVGAIIGGPNQNDFFPDERTDYSHSEPATYINAAIVGPLAYFDSSKR